The following DNA comes from Pseudophryne corroboree isolate aPseCor3 chromosome 8, aPseCor3.hap2, whole genome shotgun sequence.
TTGCAAAGTCAAAATTTGGGGGAAATGGTACAGAATGTAGAAAAAGGGAAATCTGGTGATGGAGGGAaccacagtttacacaaaaaatattcaaaacacatacatgcacaatttaacagaaTCAATAAATTGCAACAAAGTTACAACTCATAACATAACAATGGGTTAGAGCAAGGAACCATGCATCTGAAAGATCTATGGAATAGTAGGAGGCAAAGCCAGATTCAGATCTGTCACAAATTCATGCTACCGAAACCATTTCATCAAGGGGTGAAGAGGCAGAGACAGAATATGGGTGGGCCTACTGTCTCCCTTTGAAAGTCAAAATGGACCTTATATATGATTTTATTATTGGAAGGTGTAGAAGTATTCTTCTAAAATTATGCCATAATGCTTTTGGTTACTACCTAGTGTGCCCTAGTACATAGTGATCATGCTTAACACAATTTTGAGGGTATACATGCAAAAAAGCTATTAAAGGTGAAGGTTGTAATCAAAACTCAAGAACTTTAGAGATTAAAAATTAAATACCTCACACCACAAAGCCTTGGCTTGAGGGCTGTCCCACATCATGTGAAATAAGTCACAAACTATTGAACAGTTACTCCAAAAAAAATTAGATCTGGAGGGCAACATTTTATGGATCTTTGCTATAGTGAAATACAAATGTTAGTTTGATTTGTAATTCTAAGGCAGTTTCTAATACTCAACACAGGCGCATAAACAAAATATTAACCACACTTCGCTTCTGTGAAATGCTTTCTCATCCATTTCAGCAAATGTGTAGTTCATACGAAAACAAAGACAGGAATAATAGCAAAAAAGATCTTTGTGTAATACAGTAAAGGTGCAAATGTTCCCCAGTAGTCACCTTGTGGGACATACATATATAATAATCTGTTATTTAAATTGCAGTATGGTGGGGTTCTCCCCCTTAACCAAACACTCACAATGGTAGGTAATGATCAGGCATATCAAATAACCATCAGATGCCTGATCATTACCTACAGTACCATTGTGAGTGTTTGGTTAAGGGGTAGTACCCCACCATACTGCAATTAAATCACAGATtatcatacagtatatgtgtgtcccACACAGTGATTACTGGGGAACATTTGCACCCTAACTGTATTACACAAAGATCTTTTTTTGCTTTTCTTCCTCTCTTTATGTATGAACTACACTTTTGTTGAAGTTGAAGGGACAGCATTTCATTCTTTATGCTCCTATGTTGAATATtagaaactgtggggcagatgtattaacctggagaaggcataaggaagtgataaaccagtgatatgtgcaaggtgataaaggcaccagccaatcagctccaagatgtaaatgaacagttaggatctgattggctagtgcctttatcaccttgcacatatcactggtttatcacttccttatgccctcttcaggttaatacatctgcccctctgtttgaaCTTTGTATGTTTGGGGAACAGTTGTGATCCCATTTTTTATACTATACTGAGGCCTCTAAAGGGTGTGTACTAGGACCATATCATTTTGTATTATCATTGATTTGTAATTCTGTATGAACACTTAGACAAGCAGTGTTCCAACGGGTAAATAGTCTTCACCACTTAACCAAGATTGTCGTCTGGACCCTATTTGCAGATAGGTAGGATCTCAGGGGTGGACAGTGCCAGGGAACCCCATAATGCTAGTGGAAATTATTTGACTATAACACAGATACGTAAGCAGTTACTGGGGAGGAAGGTCATATTGGGCCtgaaatttagagatgagcgggttcgaatgtaatgccagaattaacgccagttcggttttatctgaatttttcttattggctatccaaaacacgtgacgtccgtgagccaataagatgccgttttgagaaacgagtaaaaccgagtaaaaccgagtaaaaccgaacccgctcatctctactgaaattcAGAATTTGCATATGTTAGATCTGCAGTCTGATAGTCCCCTGATACACCATAGAaacacatttagggggtaattccaagttgatcgcagcaggaaattttttagcagttgggcaaaaccatgtgcactgcaggggggcagatataacatttgcagagagagttagatttgggtgggttattttatttctgtgcagggtaaatactggctgctttatttttacactgcaaattagattgcagattgaacacaccacacccaaatctaactctctctgcacatgttatatctgcctcccctgcagtgcacatggttttgcccaattgctaacagaattcctgctgcgatcaacttggaattacccccttagttccagGGTCAATCTTCAAAGTGCAACAATAGAAAGGGTACAGGGTGGCAGAACGAGCCCTTTAGTTGTATATAACAAATTTTCCTAATCACCCCCATGGCATATTTTTGTTTCAATAAAACATTTTAATTTGATTTTTAAACTTTaatatattaaaaaacaaaattacaatttcTGACCTGTTTTGGTGAAAACAATGAATCCGTTAAGTTCTTAATCTTTATTACCATCTATATTCAGCTTTCGCTTTAGAGCTGATTTTACATCTTTATTTTTCAGGCTATAAATCAGAGGATTCAGCATAGGGACAGCCGCTGTGTTAAACAGAGCAAAGAGTTTATTGAATTCCAAGCTATCCCCCTGACTTGGTCTCAGGTACTGACAGATAAGAGTCATGTAGAGCAGGACGACCACTGTGAGGTGGGAGGAGCAGGTGTAGAAGGCTTTCTGTCTGCCAGCGCTGGATCGGATTTTCAGTATGGAGTTAATAATAAATAGATAAGGTATAAAAGTAAGAGAAAATGAAAAAATTGAATGAAAAAGTCCTATACTGAAGGTCAAACTCTCCAATATGGACGTGTCACTACAAGAAATAGTTTTAAGTGGCATCATTTCACAAAAGAAGTGATTGATTTTATTTGATACATAGCAGGTAAAATGGACTATTATGATAGCATGAGGTATGCTCTCAACAAACGCCCACACCCAGCATACAGTGGCTAAAAtagcacaaatgttttttctcataAGAATGTGATACCGCAAAGGATTACATATAGCTGTGTATCTGTCATAACTCATAGCTGTCAATATTAAAAGTTCAAGTCCAATAAAAGATTCCAGGAAATACATCTGTGCCATGCAGGCTACATAGGAAACCTTTTTAACACCTATTATGAAACTTGTAAGAATCTTATGCAGCGTGACAGTGGATGAAGACATGTCCAGGATAGATAAGTTACCCAGGAAGAAGTACATAGGGGTTTGGAGATGCTGGTCCAGGCAGACCAAAAGAAGAATGGTCATGTTACCTCCAAGAGTGAGAAGATAAATGAGCAGAACCAGAAGAAAGATGGGAACCTGCAGCTCCGGTGCATCAGAAATTCCGAAAATTACGAAATAGTTTGGAAAGCTTAGATTTGCTGGAATCATTTATGTATTGGTTTTAACAAAAATCATTTAAATTATTCTATGGAAATTATTTTACAGGTCACCGGAGCGGTACCATAATCTGAAGAGCAaagaaacttatacccctttcacatcgcactaaaaacccggtatcgacacggcatattgccgtgtcgaaacgggtcagtgtgcgatgtgaaaggttcttttcagaattagcgggtcgcctaacccggtaattcaacccggtaaaaaagaagggttcttaccgggttgattaccgggtcaggtgcagtgtgaatgggagccgttccgatgcgacacggctcccattcacagcataggcagaggcggcgcaggagatgagcttatctcccggcgccgcctccacccccgcccctgctgctgctgcgccctccgctgctatggcaaccgactctgtatattgccgggtcggaaagccagcaacggagcgcaaatgccggatcccacccggtaagtacacgtttctcttaccgggtaggatccggcatttgcgatctgaaagcagcattacatAACTCTTCAATAGGTCAGTTACCAGTTTATGCAGCTGTAATAAAGAATTCCACATGGTACAATACAGACAAAACCAATTCTCCAAAAGTCATATCAATTCTTAGATAAGATGAAAACCTGTCTTAAAGAAATACATTTTTCACTGCTCCTATTGAATCAATTATTGACCATGCCGTAAATATTTTTTAGATTTAAGTATATTTAATAAAGGGTTAAAAACTTTACTTCTGTAAGCACTGCACATAGGACTGTTAGAAGAATAACAAAAGTAACACTTTGTTGCAGTAAATAAACTTATGGCTGTGCAGGTGTCTTCTTATGTAGGTCATTGATTGTGGTATCTGCAGCAAAGTGTTCTTTATTAACTATCACAAAATAATTATAGTCATACATTTAGAATGTACTGTGTATTCTAGGAAATATAATGATGTACACAAAATATAGCAAAATGTGATACAGtgtggcctgattcatgtttgtaagtaaagcaaattatcaagcaactgggcaaaaccatgctgcactgtgtactgtgtactgctacatctgagaggcatgtcataaaaataacttacatccaaatgtaaatgagccccaaagttattaagatctacttgttgaagaaaagactgatattttccagaatttgtttgtgtattgtgttttacaagaggttccatatactgtaaaaccttatttaaaatgcatgcagccatagggatcattgtgcattataaccaatacagggaaatggcactgatgatcccatttgaatgtatgtactgtatctctgatttcttttttccccaagaatgtaacagctgcataatggggataaggtgcaatcagggagattgctggactattcgtggagtcaaggagattgctgctatttcagggagtctcctgcagaatgcggaagggtaggcaactatgtgttagtatagtatacagtatatgtagtctGAAATAAATCATTAAAACCCtcctttttacattttattttacttGCCTTTTACAATCAGTTTTTATGTTACTACTTTATATATTAGAGTCATCGTAGAAATACATACTGTAGTTATTATGTGTTGAGAGGGGTTTGTGTGGCAACTCACAGAAAATTATTTGAATCAATAAAACAATTAAATTGATCTATTACCTTTGTCTTGTTAAACTCTCATCATCACTGCTCAATTAATTTGCATTTATTCCCTGCATTAAATGTATCAATTGGATTATATACCATTTGCTATTCTACAGTGTACAGTATAAAACACTGACTGTCCAGTGATGGTTATAAAGCAATTCCACATAATTACTCTGTACATACCTTCTTGTGCACATGTTTGAACATTGCTAACAATCATCTGTAAATTGTCACGTTGCATCACTGAGTGTTCAATCCATGTTTGGAAAGTTTcaaaatactgtatatttataagaCTTCAAAACCTCAAATGGCCAATTTTGTGAGATGACTTCATCTGTAATGGAAATCCCCATTGCACAAACACAAAAGTTTATTGAACTTTATTTAATGAGGTTTACAAAATACTTTGGAGAAGTTAGAAATTAAGGAATAAAATTTATTGTATTTCTTGAAAGCTCTAAAAGTCAGTTTTCCAATGTGTACGTTCTTTATTCTAAAATAATTTTTGCTATCTTGCAAAAACAAAACAGAACTCAACCACTTAAATGGTTATTTCCCTCCACAAAAAGTGATCAGAAATATTTGGTTTTCTTTCTTTAATCAACTTTAGGAcatattttaaaatattattcACATTGctttaatttagacctgattgtaaCAGCACCTCCCAATCTTCCAGTGACAATTCATCATGATGATGTAAACATCATAAGAACAATGTGATAAATAGATGGGATGTAAGGTTTGGACATCTTGAAAGAGTAATCATACCTGATAGGAAGACTACTGACATCATCTTCAAACATTTGATCGGTGGTCAATGTTTAAAACACCTGGCAACCCAAGAAACCCATTTTGAAAAAGCACTTAATGTGAAACATGTGTCAGACCACAATGAGTTGGCCATGTATTTCCTTTATGTAATTGCTGGTCAAACTAGATTCATGATAGGCAATGCCTGTTGTTTTATTAATATAATTGATACTGCTGAACAGATTGGCAATATGTAAGAACGGACCCATGCTAATGTGCGATACAGTAATTGTACATTTGTTTCCACACCAATCCTACATGGATACTAATCCTATATGCTTTCCTTGTACCATAAAGTGCAGAGCTCCACTTTTTTGTGTACAGTTTTTGCAATTAACAATGCTAAACTGTCATAGAATGTGCATATAGAGCTGATTCATTTACACATTTTTCATAAATTTTGAACATAGCTTTGTCTTTTTGAGATGAACCCTAGGACTCTCACCACCATGCAAATTATATATCGGGGTGAGTGCTGAAAAAAACAGGTGCCAATGCTGATAAAATGTTGACGTGATTAGAATGTCAACAAGATAGTCCCGGTGGTTTATTCATTAACTTGCCCAGTTTGAAAGGTTTGAAAGTTCCAGCAGTGTCTAATGTGTCCGGTGGCCAGGTGATGACAGCTGATATTCAGTGGTGAGTAATTCCCTTAAccataatcctaacactaacccataacagtaacctagtgcctaaccccaaactttttgctagtgcctaaccctccactcctgcagcgcAATCCTAACCCTCCCAAGTAGCTATACCTAACTCTCCtctcctacagcctaatcctaattcttcctctagtgcctaactctcctctcctgctgcctaatcctaaccattcccctagcacctaaccctaactctcctctcctacagtctaatcctaaacctaactctcctctcctacagcctaatcccctagtgcctaaccctaactctcctctcctgcagcctaattctagcccttcccctagtgcctaaccctagtacCTAACTCCCCTGTcctacagtctaatcctaacccttcccctagtgcctaaccctaactctcctctcctaaagtataatcctaaccctaactctcctctcttacagcctaatcctaacccttcctctagtgcctaacatgGGCCCATTAGAAGATGAATTGGGATCATTGACaaatgatgacaaattaaaagcagaaatattgaacaattttttccgtcagtattcaccagggaggatgcacaggtgacagtagtgcttaatgacagtgaaggtaatgactcttggctagatacctgtttaagtgaggaagtagtcctggagaggctaagcaagataaagattaataaatcaccagaccCAGACAGTTTTCATCCTAGGGTTATTATGGcgcttaggacacagctagcaaaacccctatacctgattttcaatagttcgattagatcaggcatggtaccaaaggattggcgcatagctgaggtagtgcctttatttaaaaagggaactaaaaataatcctggaaactatagaccagttagtttaacctctatagtgggtaaaatattggaaggcattttgagggatagcatagaggagcacctacaggcaactaagtttattactaaaagtcagcatgggtttgtaaggaacagatcatgtcaaaccaacttaattagcttctacgaggcagtgagcaagaatcttgaccatggaaaagcagtggacgtggtttacttagatttttcaaaaaccttcgatacagtgccacatagaagactggtccacaaattaagggaacttggcctaggaaatactatttgtacatggataggtaattggctggataacagggtacaacgagtagtggtcaatgggatgttctccagctgggcaccagtagtcagcagaataccacaagggtctgtacattatatttatcagtgatctaggaataggcctggaaagcacagtgtcaatctatgCAGACggcactaaactgtgtaaggtaattaattcagaaaccgatgtggagtctctacagaatgacttacagtagttaaactggaattctaggcatctaaatggaaaatgaggttcaacatagaaaaatgcaaagtaatgCATTTTGgggcaaaaaacacacttgcatcctacactctagatggagaaaatctaggggcaactatggtggaaaaagatttgggggtgctcatagaccataggtttagtaacagtacacaatgccaaactgcagcaaagaaggcaagtaaagtgcttgcgtgcattaaacggggcattgagaccagggatgaggatgtaatcctgccattgtacaaatcactggtacgcccacacctggaatattacgttcagttctgggccccatattacaaaaaggatatcggggaactagaaagagttcaaagacgagctactaaattgattaaagggttagagacactggaatatgaggagaggcttactaaatcaaatatgtattcactagaaaagaggagactaagaggagacattattaatatcttcaaatatgtaaagggtcattacaaggagttagcagcggatttgtttattaaaagaactctgtataggacgcgcgggcactcactgaggctagaagagagaaaattccatacacaacgtaggaaagggttcttctctgtaaggggaataaagatttggaactcactgccggagaaggtagtaatggtagactctgtaattgcaattaaaaatggattggacaaatttctaacaggaaaatgcatcaagggctttagcatttagcatattgacattaacattatctgggagcggttggaatcattgctgtaaatcggtactaaaccattacttcagcatgcacattataatatgaacagattaacgcagattacaggttgaacccgatgggcattttgcctcttttcaacctcactgactatgtaactatgtaactaactCTCCTGTCCGGCAGCCTAATTctagccctccccctagtacctaactctTCTGTcctacagtctaatcctaacccatcccctagtgcctaaccctaactctcctctcctacagtctaaacctaactctcctctcctacagcctaatcctaacccttcccctagtgcctaaccccaactctcctctcctgcagcctaattctagccctccccctagtgcctaactctcctgTCCTAcaatctaatcctaacccttccccaagtacctaaccctaactctcctctcctacaatataatcctaaccctaactctcctctcctacagcctaatcctaacccttcctctagtgcctaaccctaactctcctctcctGTAGACTAATTctagccctccccctagtacctaactctCCTGTcctacagtctaatcctaacccttcccctagtgcctaaccctaactctcctctcctacagtctaatcctaaccctaactctcctctcatacagcctaatcctaacccttcccctagtgcctaaccctaactctcctttcctgcagcctaattctagccctcccactagtacctagctCTCCTTTCCTACAGTCttattctaaccctaactctcctctcctacagcataatcctaacccttcctctagtgcctaaccctaactctcctctcctacagtataatcctaaccctaactctcctctcctacagcctaatcctaacccttcctctggtgcctaaccctaactctcctctcctacagtctaatcctaaccctaactctcctctcctgcagcctaattctagccctccccctagtacctaactctcctctcctacagtataatcctaactctaactctcctctcatacagcctaatactaaccctt
Coding sequences within:
- the LOC134949911 gene encoding olfactory receptor 8J2-like produces the protein MIPANLSFPNYFVIFGISDAPELQVPIFLLVLLIYLLTLGGNMTILLLVCLDQHLQTPMYFFLGNLSILDMSSSTVTLHKILTSFIIGVKKVSYVACMAQMYFLESFIGLELLILTAMSYDRYTAICNPLRYHILMRKNICAILATVCWVWAFVESIPHAIIIVHFTCYVSNKINHFFCEMMPLKTISCSDTSILESLTFSIGLFHSIFSFSLTFIPYLFIINSILKIRSSAGRQKAFYTCSSHLTVVVLLYMTLICQYLRPSQGDSLEFNKLFALFNTAAVPMLNPLIYSLKNKDVKSALKRKLNIDGNKD